In Methanobacteriales archaeon HGW-Methanobacteriales-1, the following are encoded in one genomic region:
- the hisF gene encoding imidazole glycerol phosphate synthase subunit HisF gives MLAKRIIPCLDCDLQVPHGRVVKGVEFKQIRYAGEPVELATKYYEDGADEIVFLDITASHERRETMADVIKATTENVFVPICVGGGIRKPEDYVNMLKAGADKCSTNTAAIHNPDLISEASKIVGSQACVIGIDAKRRYIEDESEAQDKIIVETKKGLAWFDCSIYGGREFTGMDAIAWAMECEDRGAGEILLTSMDRDGTKDGYDLELTRAISESVDIPVIASGGVGTPQHVLEAFTLGKADAALAASIFHFNEYPVPEVKAFLKDNGVVVRE, from the coding sequence ATGCTTGCCAAAAGAATCATTCCCTGCCTGGACTGCGATTTGCAGGTGCCACACGGCCGGGTAGTAAAAGGAGTAGAATTTAAACAAATCCGTTATGCTGGGGAACCAGTAGAACTGGCCACTAAATACTATGAAGACGGGGCCGATGAAATAGTATTCCTGGACATCACTGCTTCCCACGAGAGAAGGGAAACCATGGCTGATGTAATAAAGGCCACCACTGAGAACGTATTTGTGCCTATATGTGTAGGTGGGGGCATAAGGAAACCAGAGGACTACGTGAACATGCTCAAAGCTGGAGCAGATAAGTGCTCCACCAATACGGCGGCCATTCACAACCCGGATCTTATAAGTGAAGCTTCCAAGATTGTGGGCTCCCAGGCCTGTGTCATAGGGATAGATGCCAAGAGAAGGTACATTGAGGACGAGAGTGAGGCCCAGGATAAGATAATTGTAGAAACTAAAAAGGGCCTGGCCTGGTTTGATTGCAGTATCTATGGAGGCCGTGAATTTACAGGTATGGATGCCATTGCCTGGGCCATGGAATGTGAGGACCGGGGAGCTGGAGAGATTTTACTCACCTCAATGGATAGGGACGGCACCAAGGATGGCTATGACCTGGAACTGACCCGAGCCATAAGTGAAAGTGTGGACATTCCAGTAATTGCCTCGGGTGGTGTAGGTACTCCGCAGCATGTTCTTGAAGCTTTCACCCTGGGCAAAGCAGATGCCGCTTTGGCCGCAAGTATCTTCCACTTTAATGAGTATCCTGTGCCTGAGGTGAAGGCCTTCTTGAAGGATAATGGTGTTGTGGTTAGGGAGTGA
- the dapB gene encoding 4-hydroxy-tetrahydrodipicolinate reductase has protein sequence MIKIAVTGANGRMGTKIIKNILKQDDMELVAALGSPDTPLDGKDVGEVIGIGNIGVPINGAQKLFEVLKEKRPDVLVDFTRAHIATSNIKISAECGVNIVVGTTGLSDEQLAEIREAVAKNRIKAVISPNMAIGVNVFFKVIADLAKILNDYDMEIIEAHHNHEADAPSGTALKAYEIMAQALGRNKDDTFVPGRQGMVGERTPGEIGIHAVRGGDIIGDHTVLFAGEGERIEIIHRAHSRQSFVTGAMKAVRYLSRAPEGVVCDMGDVLVVG, from the coding sequence ATGATTAAAATAGCAGTAACTGGTGCTAATGGAAGAATGGGCACTAAGATAATTAAAAACATTCTAAAACAGGACGATATGGAGCTGGTGGCGGCCCTGGGATCACCAGATACTCCACTGGACGGAAAAGATGTGGGGGAAGTAATAGGTATAGGAAATATAGGTGTTCCTATAAATGGTGCCCAAAAACTTTTCGAGGTTTTAAAGGAAAAAAGGCCTGATGTTCTGGTTGATTTCACCAGGGCCCATATCGCCACCAGCAACATTAAAATTTCAGCAGAATGCGGAGTTAATATAGTGGTAGGCACCACTGGATTATCAGATGAGCAGTTAGCTGAAATAAGGGAAGCTGTAGCAAAAAATAGGATAAAAGCAGTTATCTCACCCAACATGGCCATAGGGGTGAATGTATTCTTTAAAGTCATTGCAGATCTGGCCAAAATTCTAAATGATTATGATATGGAAATAATAGAAGCCCACCACAATCATGAAGCAGATGCACCATCAGGAACTGCCCTTAAAGCTTATGAAATCATGGCCCAAGCACTGGGAAGAAATAAAGATGATACTTTTGTCCCTGGTAGGCAGGGAATGGTAGGGGAGCGAACTCCCGGAGAAATAGGAATACATGCCGTCCGTGGTGGAGACATCATAGGCGATCACACCGTACTCTTTGCCGGAGAAGGGGAACGAATAGAAATAATTCATAGGGCCCACAGCCGACAGTCATTTGTGACTGGGGCCATGAAGGCCGTTAGATATTTGAGTAGGGCCCCTGAAGGGGTGGTGTGTGATATGGGTGATGTTTTGGTTGTTGGATAA
- a CDS encoding MFS transporter — protein sequence MTYETPYNLAKDKIIMIMAGLMVGLLVAAFDYSIMATAMPRVISSLQGMEYYVWPFSTYMLTSTIAIIIFGKLSDIYGRKHILIAGIITFVISSILCGFSTNIFQLILFRGIQGIGGGILISLPFIIVGEIFTARERAKYMGIMATVFALADVLGPVLGGVITDNFGWRGVFFVNVPIGIIAVALILYSIPNFKLPDIKKVIDYGGIITFTLALSSMFLALTFVGDLNAYPLWEIVGLLLFSATMFLLFIRAEKKAVEPILPLRLFKNSIFSVSSIESLLSAAVMFCGVIYVPLFAQGVLGMSATDSGLLMIPMLFSLTLASIITGQIISWRGKYKNLVIAEFIIIGIGVVLLSTMNVHTPYYLLVAYSTILGVGSGMAYPLFNITAQNAFTLRDIGIVTASMRFFRNIGTIVFVPVFGYIMNLTLMSSAATLSKTQALVLSIQNIFFLAIILALVGLMVAFFLKEIPLGEDSPVSQEEVSDGWVEKVE from the coding sequence ATGACTTATGAAACCCCCTATAACCTTGCTAAAGATAAAATAATTATGATCATGGCAGGACTAATGGTCGGCCTACTAGTAGCTGCCTTTGATTATTCCATTATGGCCACGGCTATGCCCCGGGTCATTAGCAGTCTGCAGGGCATGGAGTACTATGTATGGCCCTTTAGCACTTACATGTTAACCTCCACCATTGCTATAATCATTTTTGGTAAATTATCAGATATTTACGGTAGAAAACATATTTTAATTGCGGGAATCATCACCTTTGTTATAAGTTCCATACTGTGTGGTTTTTCCACCAATATCTTTCAATTGATATTATTTAGAGGAATTCAAGGAATTGGGGGTGGAATTTTAATATCCCTCCCATTTATCATAGTGGGTGAGATTTTCACAGCCCGGGAAAGGGCCAAGTACATGGGAATAATGGCCACAGTATTTGCCCTGGCCGATGTTTTAGGACCAGTTCTGGGCGGCGTAATTACAGATAATTTTGGTTGGAGAGGAGTGTTTTTTGTAAATGTTCCCATTGGAATCATTGCCGTGGCCCTGATTCTCTATTCAATTCCCAATTTCAAATTACCAGATATTAAAAAAGTCATTGATTATGGCGGAATCATTACATTTACCTTAGCTCTAAGTTCCATGTTCCTGGCCTTAACCTTTGTTGGAGATCTAAATGCCTATCCCTTATGGGAAATAGTTGGGCTCCTTTTATTTTCAGCCACGATGTTTCTATTGTTTATCCGGGCTGAGAAAAAAGCGGTGGAGCCGATTTTACCGCTGCGATTATTTAAAAATTCAATATTCAGTGTTTCATCAATAGAAAGTCTATTATCAGCAGCAGTGATGTTTTGTGGAGTAATTTATGTTCCCTTATTTGCTCAGGGCGTTTTAGGCATGAGTGCTACCGATTCCGGGCTTTTAATGATTCCCATGCTTTTTAGTCTTACCCTGGCCTCAATAATCACCGGACAAATCATATCTTGGAGAGGGAAATATAAAAACCTGGTCATTGCGGAATTCATTATAATCGGAATAGGAGTGGTGCTTCTCTCTACCATGAATGTCCATACACCGTATTATCTACTGGTAGCTTATTCCACTATTCTGGGTGTTGGTTCGGGAATGGCCTATCCCTTATTCAATATAACTGCCCAGAATGCATTTACCCTGCGAGATATAGGTATTGTAACTGCTTCCATGCGGTTTTTTAGAAATATTGGGACTATAGTGTTTGTTCCTGTATTTGGATACATCATGAATCTCACCCTGATGAGTTCTGCGGCTACTTTAAGTAAAACTCAAGCCCTGGTACTTTCTATCCAGAATATTTTCTTTTTGGCCATTATACTGGCCCTGGTAGGATTAATGGTGGCCTTCTTCCTTAAAGAAATACCTTTAGGTGAAGATTCGCCTGTATCTCAAGAGGAAGTTTCTGATGGGTGGGTAGAGAAAGTAGAATAA
- a CDS encoding TetR/AcrR family transcriptional regulator, with amino-acid sequence MSLAKWKEREREQRQSDIIDAARKLIIDKDFDEISMNEIAREVGLGKSTLYLYFKNKESLYFAIVLRGIRIWAKMIKKEVKKGNSGFKKFVLYGKANREFSNQYPDYFRLLYSPTSIKKQFDMDKMSSSEEFQEVQELFKEIMFIGIDSIQKGIDEGEIRPDVDPTEAMILLSIIFNGMVNMGDWSKDILESKGIDGEKFNNDVGDLFLHMLRK; translated from the coding sequence ATGTCACTTGCAAAATGGAAAGAAAGAGAAAGAGAACAGCGTCAGAGCGATATTATTGATGCTGCTAGGAAATTAATTATTGATAAGGACTTTGATGAAATTTCAATGAATGAAATAGCCAGAGAGGTTGGCCTTGGAAAAAGTACTCTTTATCTTTATTTTAAAAATAAAGAATCATTGTACTTTGCCATAGTCTTACGTGGAATTCGTATTTGGGCCAAAATGATTAAAAAAGAGGTTAAAAAAGGAAATAGTGGTTTTAAAAAGTTTGTGTTATATGGAAAAGCAAATAGGGAGTTTTCTAATCAGTATCCAGATTATTTCCGGCTCTTGTATTCCCCCACATCCATTAAAAAGCAATTTGATATGGATAAAATGAGCAGTAGTGAAGAATTCCAGGAAGTACAGGAATTATTCAAAGAAATAATGTTCATAGGAATAGATTCCATACAAAAAGGAATAGATGAAGGTGAAATAAGACCAGATGTTGATCCAACTGAAGCTATGATTCTTCTATCCATAATCTTCAATGGTATGGTGAATATGGGCGACTGGAGTAAAGATATACTGGAAAGCAAGGGAATTGATGGAGAGAAATTTAACAACGATGTAGGGGATTTATTTCTCCATATGTTGAGGAAATAG
- a CDS encoding VOC family protein, whose translation MQIRPYLSFHGECQEAIELYTKAFNIEKSEIMRFRDMPESPDNSMPISDEQKDWILQATLPFGDNFIRLSDSPLEINEDLTDRIAVVVESTVEVVKQAFDVLQEEGMVLMPLQQTFFSPSYGILRDKFGVMWNLAAMEEEE comes from the coding sequence ATGCAAATTAGACCATATCTTAGCTTTCATGGAGAATGTCAAGAAGCAATCGAACTTTATACAAAAGCATTTAATATAGAAAAATCTGAGATTATGCGGTTTAGAGATATGCCTGAAAGTCCAGACAATTCTATGCCAATATCTGATGAGCAAAAAGACTGGATCTTACAGGCCACTTTACCATTTGGAGACAATTTTATTAGATTATCAGACAGTCCCCTGGAAATAAATGAGGATCTCACCGATAGAATAGCCGTTGTCGTGGAAAGCACTGTGGAAGTAGTAAAACAGGCCTTTGATGTCTTACAAGAAGAGGGCATGGTACTTATGCCTTTACAGCAAACATTTTTCAGTCCGTCTTATGGAATTCTCCGTGACAAATTCGGTGTAATGTGGAATTTAGCTGCCATGGAAGAAGAAGAATAG
- a CDS encoding S-D-lactoylglutathione methylglyoxal lyase, which translates to MKIKYSTLIVKDMEESIKFYTEVMGFEIDSQYDLGPAGNITLLKGEGEAMVEIIKNPVDEPGLFSIGMDVEDLNTTLEELKAKGAKITMGPMEITVGTLAFIEDPNGVRIALIQHH; encoded by the coding sequence ATGAAAATTAAATACAGTACCCTGATTGTTAAGGATATGGAGGAGTCAATTAAGTTCTATACAGAAGTTATGGGATTCGAAATAGATAGCCAATACGATCTCGGGCCAGCCGGAAACATCACCTTATTGAAAGGTGAAGGAGAAGCCATGGTGGAAATCATTAAAAATCCAGTAGATGAACCAGGACTATTTTCCATAGGAATGGACGTGGAAGACCTGAATACCACACTGGAAGAGCTTAAAGCTAAAGGTGCCAAAATCACCATGGGGCCTATGGAAATAACGGTGGGGACCCTGGCATTTATAGAAGATCCAAATGGGGTTCGGATAGCACTAATTCAACACCATTAA